One Pongo abelii isolate AG06213 chromosome 12, NHGRI_mPonAbe1-v2.0_pri, whole genome shotgun sequence DNA segment encodes these proteins:
- the LOC100940228 gene encoding immunoglobulin kappa variable 1-5, with product MDMRVPAQLLGLLLLWLPGARCDIQMTQSPSSLSASVGDRVTITCRASQGISSWLAWYQQKPGKAPKPLIYKVSSLESGIPSRFSGSESGTEFTLTISSLQPEDFATYYCQQYNSVPPTVLHTQT from the exons ATGGACATGAGGGTCCCCGCTCAGCTCCTGGGGCTCCTGCTGCTCTGGCTCCCAG GTGCCAGATGTGACATCCAGATGACCCAGTCTCCATCTTCCCTATCTGCATCTGTAGGAGACAGAGTCACCATCACTTGCAGAGCCAGTCAGGGTATTAGCAGCTGGTTAGCCTGGTATCAGCAGAAACCAGGGAAAGCCCCTAAGCCCCTGATCTATAAGGTATCTAGTTTAGAAAGTGGGATCCCATCAAGATTCAGCGGCAGTGAATCTGGGACAGAATTCACTCTCACCATCAGCAGCCTGCAGCCTGAAGATTTTGCAACTTATTACTGTCAACAGTATAACAGTGTCCCTCCCACAGTGTTACACACCCAAACATAA